From Triticum aestivum cultivar Chinese Spring chromosome 4A, IWGSC CS RefSeq v2.1, whole genome shotgun sequence, a single genomic window includes:
- the LOC123087713 gene encoding pentatricopeptide repeat-containing protein At3g13880, whose protein sequence is MLLPHRRPSHRLLRQQPPPPPPPSQTPPPPRRRGPPPEAPPPPRRRTPPLDPSAYAGLLRAASRGRSLPLARLTHSHMLRAGFHPGLFLRNNLLASYCRGGDMRHARLLFDGMPRRDAVSWNTLIAGYSSQGGSGARLALAAFRDARGGGVRADRFTYAAVLAACGRAGDWRHGRAAHGLAVVSGLAQDVFLTNSIIDMYSKYGLIDEVRLVFDRAEERDEASWNLLLSAYVRMGWPEVAVHVLVWMHRSGVKLDSFALGGILKTCSELQGSEDVRRMLHGCVVKVGLDLDMFVGSAMVDMYAKNGGLEEAIKVFDCIPNQNAVVYGAMIAGFARLGNDPCPEVRIEAVRLFSDLLRISVKPSRFTFKSVLEVCNLTNAVHCGRLIHAHVIFNGFQDDEFIANALINLYSQARSVSDSLRCFQMTPRQDVVTWTSMITAFTHDENFEQALGLFLEFLSVGKEPDQFTLSSVMNACAALSLPATCKQIHCYTIKSGLGQFTVCGNSQISMYRNIGDVEASKKTFEQITCLDIFSWSAMILSYAVHGHEGEALVLLEKMKDYGVVINDIAFLAVLIACSQQGLADEGFRHYESMLSDYGCSSNTKHKACVVDLLGRVGKISEAEDFIMGSGSENDPILWHALLRACRIHGDKERGIKTGEKLMELEPFAVTSYVVLYNLYMDAGKISLAMKTRGLMRERGMSKEAGISWAEFGGSIHHFTDGNNSCPHNNAVHARLEELLVSVKQKTERGGTDIWELGFQSRKDGKISLARHGELLGVALGLSTLPSAAPVTVMKNQRISWESHETLKLLSARENRGIIVRDPTHFHRFDQGSCSCRDYW, encoded by the exons ATGCTGCTCCCGCACCGGAGACCCAGCCACCGTCTTCTCCGGCAacagccgcccccgcccccgcccccatcccaaacgccgccgcctcctcgccggcgcggCCCTCCCCcggaggctccgccaccacctcgccgCCGCACCCCTCCCCTCGACCCGTCGGCCTACGCGGGCCTCCTCCGGGCCGCGTCGAGGGGGCGGTCGCTGCCGCTGGCCAGGCTGACCCACTCCCACATGCTCCGCGCCGGTTTCCATCCGGGCCTGTTCCTCCGCAACAACCTCCTCGCCTCCTACTGCCGCGGCGGCGACATGCGCCACGCTCGCCTCCTGTTCGACGGAATGCCGCGCCGGGACGCCGTGTCCTGGAACACCCTCATCGCGGGCTACTCCAGCCAGGGCGGGTCCGGCGCGCGCCTCGCGCTCGCCGCCTTCCGGGacgcgcggggcggcggcgtccgggCGGACAGGTTCACCTACGCCGCGGTGCTGGCGGCGTGCGGCAGGGCCGGGGACTGGAGGCACGGCCGGGCGGCGCACGGGCTGGCCGTGGTGAGCGGGCTTGCGCAGGACGTTTTCCTGACCAACTCCATCATCGACATGTACTCCAAGTACGGGTTGATTGACGAGGTGAGGCTGGTGTTCGACCGGGCTGAGGAGCGGGACGAGGCGTCGTGGAATCTGCTGCTGTCGGCGTACGTGCGCATGGGATGGCCGGAGGTGGCTGTGCACGTGCTCGTCTGGATGCACCGGTCAGGGGTGAAGCTTGATAGCTTTGCCTTGGGTGGGATCCTCAAGACTTGCTCCGAGCTCCAGGGCTCCGAGGATGTCCGGAGGATGCTGCACGGCTGCGTGGTTAAGGTTGGTTTGGACTTGGATATGTTTGTCGGGAGTGCCATGGTGGACATGTATGCCAAGAACGGTGGACTTGAGGAGGCGATCAAGGTGTTTGACTGCATCCCGAATCAGAATGCGGTGGTTTACGGTGCCATGATCGCGGGCTTCGCTCGGTTAGGTAATGACCCTTGCCCCGAGGTTAGAATCGAAGCTGTCAGGCTTTTCTCAGACTTGCTCCGGATTAGTGTAAAACCGTCCAGGTTTACTTTTAAGAGTGTGCTCGAAGTCTGCAATTTGACCAATGCGGTGCACTGTGGGAGGCTGATACACGCTCATGTTATATTCAATGGGTTTCAGGACGACGAGTTCATAGCAAATGCGCTGATTAACTTGTACTCCCAAGCACGGTCAGTAAGTGACAGTCTGAGGTGCTTCCAGATGACACCCAGGCAAGATGTCGTCACATGGACATCCATGATTACAGCATTCACGCATGATGAGAATTTTGAGCAGGCACTAGGCCTGTTCCTAGAGTTTCTTTCTGTTGGAAAAGAGCCAGATCAGTTCACTTTATCGAGTGTCATGAATGCCTGTGCTGCTCTGAGTCTACCAGCAACCTGTAAGCAGATACACTGTTATACGATCAAATCTGGACTTGGTCAGTTCACTGTGTGCggcaattctcagatttctatgtATAGGAATATAGGTGATGTTGAGGCTTCAAAGAAGACATTCGAGCAGATTACATGTCTGGATATATTCTCATGGTCTGCAATGATTTTGAGCTACGCAGTCCATGGCCATGAAGGCGAGGCTCTAGTGCTCCTGGAGAAGATGAAGGATTATGGTGTCGTGATAAATGATATTGCTTTTCTTGCCGTTCTCATTGCTTGCAGCCAGCAGGGGCTGGCAGACGAAGGTTTCAG GCACTATGAGAGCATGCTATCAGATTATGGCTGTTCCTCAAATACGAAGCACAAAGCTTGCGTAGTTGACCTCCTTGGCCGTGTTGGTAAGATATCTGAGGCTGAAGATTTCATAATGGGGTCTGGATCAGAAAATGACCCAATACTTTGGCATGCACTGTTGCGGGCATGCAGAATCCATGGGGACAAAGAGAGAGGTATAAAAACCGGAGAGAAATTAATGGAACTCGAGCCCTTCGCTGTTACTTCATATGTGGTGCTGTACAACCTCTACATGGATGCCGGCAAAATCTCATTGGCTATGAAGACTAGAGGCCTGATGAGAGAGCGAGGCATGAGTAAGGAAGCCGGGATTAGTTGGGCCGAGTTTGGGGGATCCATCCATCATTTTACTGATGGAAATAACTCCTGCCCACACAATAATGCAGTTCATGCCAGATTAGAAGAGTTGCTGGTCAGTGTGAAACAGAAGACTGAGCGTGGTGGAACGGACATTTGGGAATTAGGATTCCAGAGCAGAAAGGATGGCAAGATCTCACTTGCCAGACATGGTGAACTACTGGGTGTGGCTCTTGGGCTATCCACTTTGCCATCTGCTGCTCCTGTAACAGTTATGAAGAACCAGAGGATATCCTGGGAAAGCCATGAAACACTGAAGTTGCTATCAGCAAGGGAAAACAGGGGAATAATTGTCAGAGATCCGACTCATTTTCATCGTTTTGATCAAGGTTCATGCTCTTGCAGAGACTACTGGTAG